The following is a genomic window from Nitrospirota bacterium.
ACTAAGCTCTGCTTGTGGGGTGTTTGCTTTTGATAGTGTTAAGAATTACAAGTTGGATATACGTATTGCGGAGGTTGATGACCTACCCAAAATTGCAGGAGATATTGTTTCTGATGCATCATCAAACGTCATTGGAGCTAAGGGTGCATCTCAGATTTCACAAGTTATGGATGAGTCTCGTATCCAGATTGATTTAATCCAAGTTAAACAAAACCAAGAGATCATACGTTGAGAAAAATTGTTAGCGAAAAAAATAATGACAAAAGTACCACACCATAAAAGGTGCTCTACTCAGTAGGTATTCGGTTTCTCCCGTTGCGATTTTATAGTTAAATGACGAAACTGAAATTCTTCCAATATAATAAGGCACGTTGGAAAGTAATGATTACTGGTATTTCTCAAATATCGTATCCAGTGCCTTATAAGCCTGAGATAGAATAGCCTTTGAAATCCACAGGGATGTGTTGGCAAGTTTATTAATCGCAGATTTTGCTTCATCATAGCCAAGATGACCCATAGCAGCAGACCATAACACGATACCTCATGAGCCGTGTACTTCAATTCCTGATAAAGTGGCAAATATCCTTGCCTCTGTGTCATCAGTCAGAAACCATGTTGCCTTGATTTTTTTGGAGAGGATGATTGCTGCTGCTTCCCCTGAATCCATAAGGCCGGTGGTGGATAATAACTCTGCTTGAGAGGTTTCATCGTGTGATAATAGCTCAACAAATAACCAGTCGGGTCTTTTATTATCCCATTGTGGGTGTAGTCCCTTTAATTCAATGTCTACGATTTCAGGAATATAAATATTGCCAGCTTTATTGAGTAGTTCTAAGAGTCCTGCTTCCTGAAGATGTAGGATAGGGCCGGTATCGCTTACGATAGGGTTCATTTATTTTCCAGTTTTTGCCTTCAAAGCCCATTTAATATCTTCTTCCATGAACTGTTCCATCAGTTTTAAACTGTTGTGGCGGATAAACTCCTGCAAAGCCGTGCGGATGAGTTCTGCTTCATCCGTGAACCATCCGCTCTTAACATAACTTTCAACCTCTGCAACCAGTTTATCTGGAAGAGGGACATTTATTGTTTTCATATCTTTTACCTCCTCAAGTACTCTATGGCTATAATATAGCATAATTATAATATCTGCTACAATTTACATGGAAGCTATTGTCAAAAAGACACAGGAATAATAAAAATCTTGACTGGCACGCTAACACCTGTTGACGTTAAGACGTCAAAACTTCGGAGGGTAAAAAGGATGGGGGAAAAACTGACACTAACGATTGACGGAGATGTTTTATAACATCCTTGCTGAGGTACCAAGAAATATATCATTATCAGAAGTTGCCATCTTCTTGTTCAAGGCTCTTATTGCAGATGTAAAAGGGGGCGTGAACTATCGCAAAAGGAATTTGATGAGTGGATTGAAAGGGATCCCCAGTTAAAAGAGGTAAGTGAATATCTGAAAGAACACTTATGGCCTACAGACTGGAAGATTAAAGATAATGTAAATGACCTCAAGAAAAAGGCAAAAAAAAGAGAAAAAATAAATGATTGTTTATTAAAGGTTAAGTCCTGCGTCAACTACAAAGGCCGGCAAATCAGGGCAATGCCGCCACCCTCATTTTTCACCACTACTCCCCTATATGCAATAACAGCCCCCTAATCTTAACACTACGGAACATGGCGTAGAAGAACAGGATGGAACCTATCAGATAGACGGCGTCGAGGCCTGCGGCCCATATCAGTTCATGCACAGGGAATTCTCCGTGCATGATGACGGCCCGCATCCCTTCAAAGATATGGGCAGCGGGGACGAATTTTGCAATGGTCTGCAGGAACTTCGGGAGGACTGAGACCGGATAGAAGACTGCGGAAATGGGCTGAAATAGAAAGGCGATTCCCCATGCCAGTACCTCTGCCTTCTGGCCGTATCTCAGGATGAGAGAGGTTGTCAGGATGCCGACGGCCCATCCCATCAGGGTAAGGCACAGGATAAAGGGAACAAGCGAGATCCCGAGGGTAAAGAGATTGAATGAGTAAATGAGCCATGCGAGGGAGATAGTGACAATGGATGCAGAGAGGAGTTTCAGGATACTGATGACCATTGTGGCAATGATGAATTCACCCGGGCGGAGGGGGGAGACAAAAAGGTTCATCAGGTTCCTTGACCACATCTCCTCAAGGAATGAGATTGATATACCCTGCTGGGAGCGGAAGAGCATGTCCCACAGGATCAGGGCGCCGATGAAGAAGGTGACAAAACCCGGCAGACCGCCTTTATACTGCTCCAGATAGACAGAGATGAATCCCCACACCAGCAGGTCCAGAAGCGGCCAGTAGAAGGTCTCCATAAGACGTGCAATGCTTCTCTTATACAAATAAAGGTGTCGGAGGACTACGGCAAATATCCGATAGAAACTCATTCTCCCTCCCTCGCAATCTTCAGGAATAACGCCTCAAGGTGTTCCTCCTCATAGCGCCTCAGTATCTCTTCAGGCGTCCCCTCTGCAATAATCTTTCCACGGTTGAGGAAGATGATCCGGTCGCACATCTCCTCCATCTCTTTCATATTATGTGAGGTGTAGAAGATAGTCATTCCGTTCCTGTCCCGTCTCATCTTCAATATACCCCTTGTCCTGTCTGCAATATCCGGGTCGAGGCTGGCAGTGGGCTCATCAAGGAACAATACTGCAGGGTTGTTAAGAAATGTCTTTGCCAGAGAGAGGCGGGTCATCTGGCCGGATGACAGTGTTTCAGTAAGCTGATTTCTGAGGTTATAAATATCAAACAAATGCATTACCTCATCAATCTTTTCATGGTAATTCCTCACCCCGTAAAGGGCGGCAAAGACCCTGAGATTCTCATAGATGCTGAGGGCAGTCGGCATTGAGGTATAGGTCGAGGAAAAGTTGATTCTGCTCAGGATGTCCTGCCGGTTCTTATTAATATCAAGGCCGAATATCTTCACGCTGCCGGCGGTGGGAGTCAGGGTGCCCAGGAGCATCTGAAGGGTTGTAGTCTTGCCCGCGCCATTCGGGCCGAGGAGTCCTACTATCTCCCCTCGATAGAGGCAGAAAGAAATCTGGTCAACAGCAGCAAAGCCGTCAAAGACCTTTGTAAGATTCCTGACCTCGACTATGGGATCACTTTCCAAAAAACTTCTCCACCTCTTCAATACTGTATACAATATCCATGTCAGGAAGGGAATTTATAATGGTCTTGCGATATGAGCCTGTGACAAGGCGGCTGTCCAATATGGCTACCACTCCCCTGTCATCTGCACCCCTGATGAGTCTGCCGATGCCCTGTCTCAGCATAAGGATGGCGGATGGGAGGGCAAGGTCTGTAAACCACTTGTCTTTGAGCCTCCTGCACCGCTCATCATATACAGGGTCTCCCGGAGAACCGAACGGCATCTTTACTATTACAACAAGACTCAGCTTCTCACCCTTTATATCAATACCCTGCCAGAAGGTAGCAGTTGCCAGTAAAACAGAATCAGGGGTTTCTTTGAACCACTTTATCAATCTTGAAGGCGGCATGTCTCCCTGGGCCTTGACGGGATATTCTGTCTTGATATTCTTTGCTGTAAAATTGAGATGATGATACGAGGTAAAAAGTACGAGTGCCCTTCCCTTGGATGCATTGATAAGACCTTCAATAGTCTTCAGGGATTCCTGTTTAAATTTTTCATTGTTCCCCTTGTCCGGCGGCGGGAGTTTCTTATCAATATAGAGCATCGCCTGCTTCTTATAATCAAAAGGAGAACCGATTATCTCCTCTTCAAACTCAGTTATGCCGAGCCTTTTCTTCAGGTAATCAAAATTTCCTCCGGCAGTCAGAGTAGCTGATGTCATGATTATGCTGTTATAACAACTGACAAGCCCTGCAAATGGGCGGCCTGATTCAACGATATTGCTCTTCAACTCAAGATAATCCCTGTTCCATCCAAGATAATAAACCTTATCTTTATCATCCTGATCAATAAAATCGTCAATGTCGCGGCTGAGGGACTTTACATAATTTATGGTTGTCTCTGCCCTGTCATTCTCTTCTTCTTCAACAGCCGCATCCTTACAGTCCTTCAGTCTGCCTATTATCTTATTAAGGGACACCACTGTCCGGAATTCTTTCAGGGAGTTGATTAAGCCATCAGGTATAGGATGAATTGCCCCGGAAGCCTGCGAAACCTGAGAAGAAGTTCCATCTTCCCATTTTTTACTGCTCTTCTTAAAGAAGGTGTCTATCGGATCAAACAGGTGGTCAATGGCAATCTTAAAGCCCTTGAGACGATAGAAGAGCCATAGGAAACGTGACCTGCTTAAAGTAGTACCCAAAACATTGGAAATAACATTCTCAATCTGATGTGCCTCGTCAATGATCAACTGGTCATGAAACGGCAGTACATTGAATTCTGAAAGCATGTCGTACATGAGCAGATAGTGGTTTGTTATCAGTATGTCAACATTATGGAGTTGTCTGTAGTGCCTGTAATAGAAACAGTCGTTGTAGAAGGGACACTCCTTGCCGCTGCAATCATCCGAATCCCCTCCTACTTTAGACCAGAAATCCGGCACGAATGAGAGTTCATCCTTATCACCTGTGATTGTGTTGGATGCCCAGTCCCTGAACTTATCATATAACTCACCGCTAAATACAAACTCCCTGTCTCTTTTTATGCAGAGATAATTATTCTTCCCCTTTAAGATGCCGAACGAAAATTCCTGAGGGAGAATATTCTTTAAGGTAACAAGGTCCTTGTTCACAAGCTGGTCCTGCAGGGCTATAGAGGCTGTGGATACAACAGTCTTTTCCTTTGACAGGATTGCAGGAATAAGATAGCCGAAGGACTTCCCTACTCCGGTTCCCGCCTCGATAAGAAGGCTCTCTTTGTTCTTGAGGCAATCATAGACATAGCCGGCCATCTCAACCTGCTGAGGTCTGGTTTCATAGCCGGGGAATTCCTGCTCTAATATATTGAGATACGAAGTAAGGATACTGCTCATTTGGCTGACAGTTTATTATTTTGGTATCCTGACACGGTCTTCTTCAAAATCTCCATTTGCACCTCCGGGATGACATGCACCGCAGTTTGAGAAACTGCCGACTGAGGGCCGTTTGAATAACTCAGTCCGGATATTACGATGTCTTAATGTAATATATGGTATCTCTGTTATCCTCGCCGGTGTTCCTGAGCCGATACTTTTCAGAATCCTTTTAGACCATTCAGTGTTTACATTCTCAGCAGAGTACTTGGTCAGGTACGAAAGTATCTCCTCCCTGTCCTTATCCTCAAGAGAAAGGTTTTCCCCAAAATGCTTGTCATTGTTTTTTATTATCTCCTGCCATGAACGTGAAGGAAGAAGACCGGGAAGATACAGGAAATGACAGGATGAACATTCCTGTTTATATAAAGGGCTTCCGGGAACATTATAAGCCCCCTCCCTCTCATAACGTTCTCCCCGTTCATGCCTTTCTCCTCTTTCATCTGCTGCATAGACCTTACTCACTGTTATCATGCCTGATAAAAAGAAGCATCCTGCTGCTATTGAGATTATAATTTTTTTCATTCTCATATTTGTCTCCTTTCGGGTTTGATTGAAATCACCCACTGATTATAATGACATCATATATGTTACAAAATCTCCCTTCTCTTTTGGAGTACATTCCCTCTCCAAAACCCATTCACAGTTTCTCTTAAACCATTTCTCTACCTTCTTAGGATCAGTAAAGCGTTCCTTGTTTACTGATACGGCCATCGGCTCTATAACCTTGCCGACCTGTGTCTTCCCCTGATTTGCAGGATTGGCAGTGTGGCAGGTAGTGCATGACCTCTCTTCTTTCTTAACAGAGGGCATCCTCTTGGAATTAAAAAGTTTCCTGCCGTCTTCTGCACTGAATCCTTTTATCCCTGAATCCTGTTTATGTGCCCCCGTAAGGAATGTGTCCATTAGAGACTTCATCTGGGGATTAAGATTCTGGGCTGCATATAGAACCTCAGCAATTAAAAAAATAAGACCAAGTGAAAAAATCATGACATAGAATCTTTTTCGCATTATTACTTCTCCTTAATATTTTTCCGTTTAATTATTCCGGTATCTTGATATCCTCATCCTCAAAAGAGCCGACCTCTGCCCCCGGATGACATGCAATACAGTTACTCTTACTCATAATTGCCTTCCTTTTATATACATCTTCACCAATACCGTTATGTTTATATTTCCAGTATGGTACATCAGTCACCTTATCAGGGACTTCATTTGCATGGATAGAATATAGCATTTTTTTAGAAGATTCTGTAGTGGAGTGTTCTGCTGAAGATTTCAGCAGAAAATTAAGTATCTCTTTACGGCTATTTTCATCAAGCGTCACATTATCCCCGTAGTGGTCAGCTTGCCTGGATAAAATCTTTTCCCATGACCTTGCGGGGAGCAGTGACGGATAGAAGGCACTGTGACAGGAAGATGCACATTCATCCTTCCATGTATTATTAATTTCTACGGAAACGGCAAACCCCTTTTCATCAATAACCTTAGGCGGCTTCATCTTTGAGAAATCCGTTCCACCCTGAGGCGGCAGATATACTAATCCGATTCCGCCGAGTATCGTGACTAATATCAATACGAGAAGCCTTGCTAATGACCGGCCTTCACCATAATGAAAATGCGATACCCTTTCACTCCATGATTCATTATCCTCTTTTGTGCCTGTTATCATGGAGAGGATTATATTTTCCCGCAAGATAAAATCATGGAAAAGCGCTGCACATATATGACCCACTATCATAACCACCATTCCATAAGCCAGATATATGTGGATTGACCTGGCATACTCAGCAGTTTGAAAAATAAATACCCCGGCCCACAAACCCCTGTTTTCTTCACCACTGAATACAATAATACCGGTTGTGGTTATGACGGCAGTTGCAAGGAGCATGAACATCACAGCCCAGCCCACTGCGGGATTATGCCCTAAATGCCTCGGTGGATTTAATTTTATAGTTTCCTTCAGAAATGTCTTAACCTCTCTCCACCCTTTAATAAACCCTGAAAATCTTGCATAACGATTTCCCGCAAAGCCCCAGAGGATACGGAAGATAACGAGACCAAGCGCTGTATAACCGGCTGCGGTATGGTATTCAAGAAGCCACTCACTATAGGAGGTATAAAATACACCGGCATAAGCCAATACAAGAAGCCAGTGAAAAAGACGTGTAGGTAAATCCCAAACCCTGATATTTTTCATGCCGGGGAAATTATATCATACATTAGAATGCCATTGTACTCAACCTTGGCGCATTAGTCGAACGAGAAGATGAATATGTGATTACGCAGTAAATTGATACCGCAATTCTGGTATTTTTAATGAAATCAAGCAGATTTGGGGGAAATTCTTAAAGTTATTTTTTGATTAATACGATGCTATTCACGTTAATTTGATTTTGGATTTAATTATTAAGGAGGAATTAATTATGATGAAGAGATTTGTAGGATTCTTAGTGCTGATGGCTGCTTTTATTCCCGTAACTGTAAATTCGGTTTATGGTTTTGAACTCAATGGATTTGCAGACATGACTTATCAAGCCTCATCTTCTGATAAGGCAGGTGATACCATGAAAAATGGATCGTTTATGATGGGTGGCGTTGATTTTTTTGCAGCACATAATCTATCTGACAGACTGGATGTCCTGTCAGAAGTGGTATTTGAGGCCCCCGGTGGTGATATGATAGTTGATGTCGAGCGGATAGAGGTTGGATATGCCTTTAGTGATTCATTGTCCCTTCGTATAGGCAGATTTCATACACCTGTAGGTTATTATGCGAATATTTATCATCACGGCCGTCAACTTGATTCCCCCATTCTAAGGCCTCAGGTGCTGGAATTTGAAGATGGCGGCGGCCTTGTTCCAGGGCATCAGGTTGGGTTATGGGCGAGGGGAAATATAAACAACACCATTGGTACATTAAAATATAATTTAGCCGTTAGTAACGGGCATAAGTTTGCTGACCGCGATCCGGAGCTTAAGATTGCTATGACATCTGATGACAACTCAAATAAAACATTAATAGGAAGCTTGACCCTTGAGCCAAAATTATTGAATGGCGCCGGTTTTGGAATTTCATATCTCTCACACGAACTTAACCGCTATGCAAGCTGTTCTGCAGTAGTAGCATCGGATAATGTAACTGTTCAGGCAGATTGCAATGCTGCCGTATCCTTAGACCAGCAGATAGTGGGATATAATATGTATTATGATACCCCACCGGTTCAGTTCATAGCAGAGTATTACTCTTTGAAAGATAAAGATAGCCTTGTGAACCCGGCAAAAGAATATACATCAAATGGATATTTTGTTCAGGCGGCGTACGATTATAATGAAAAATACCGCCCATACATTCGTTATGAAGAATTAAATCCTGATGCTAAAGACCCTTTTACTACAGTATTAGAATTAGAAGATCTCAAGAGAACTACTTTGGGTATAAGATATTCCCTTACAGCGGAAAGTTCTATTAAGATAGAGGGTATGAGTGAAACAAAGGATAATAATACATATACAGTATACGGATTTCAGTGGGCATTTACCTTTTAAAGGAGAACAAATATGAAAAAGCTTCTTTTTGCAATCTTGGCGGTATTATTCTTAAGCAGTTATATTCAGGCAGGTGAGGGGAAAATAGCGATTATCGTTAATGCAAATTCACCATTAGGAAATAACATATCTATGGATAAGGTCAGGGATATTTATACAGGGAAGATAAAATTTGAAGGAAAAACAAAGATACAACCTGCAAATCAGAAAGATAAAGGGCTATTTGATGAATATCTTGGAAAGTTTGTAGGCATGGATGCTAATGCCTATAAAAATCACTGGGTAAAAAAGGTCTTTGCTGAAGGCGGGTCTGCCCCTCAGATTGTGGGTTCGTCAAAGGACATGATTAAATATGTCTCAGAAAATGATGGAGGCATCGGCTATGTCTGGGAAGGTGATTTAAGCGGCAATGAAGGTGGAATTAAGAAGATTTCAGCACGTTGAGGCAGGCTTTATAAAGGTTTGCTAAAAGAGTAGTACTTATAAAATAGGTTTATAAAGAGGTATATTATGAAAAAGCTGCAGGATTTGCCTATAGGAAAAAAATGTGGACTGATCGTTTTAGCAAGTATTGTTGCAGTAAGTTTAGCACTTATTGTTTACAATGCTATATCTTTCAATAAGGGTGTTAACAGAGAATTTAAAGAGAGGATAGTGGACCTTGGAGAGAATCTATCCGATGTAATCGCAGGACCGCTTTCAGTCGCCCTATCCTTTGGAGATGAGTTTACTCCGGAGATTATTTCTACATTAAATATGCCATTAGATGCAATGATTGCAAGGAAGGATATTGTCTATGTTTTCTTGATCCATAATGGAAAAGTAGTTACTCAGGCAAATCGTTTTGGAGATAAAGACTTCCTGCTTCCGGAGGGTAGAGAAACAGGAAAATTATTCGGTAAATATTCTGAGCGGGAGGTAAGCACTAAGGAAGGGGCAGGATATGAGATACGGATTCCTGTGAAGCAGGCTGCAAACAAATCTAATCCTGATGGGGGTAATGTATCCAGTGATAAAGCCGGTTCAGCGTCTGCTTTAGGTGAAGTTGCCCTTGGATTTGATAAGTCCACTGTAAATAAGACAATCCGCAGGGCATTGTTGTTTTCGATATTTATTACTATAGTTGTTGCCCTGATTCTTACATTTATTGTTATGCTTATAATATCCAGAATGATTGTCAAACCTATCCAGGAGACATTGGAGATGGCAGAAAATATTGCAGAGGGGAATCTCTCAGTTCATGAGCTCGAGATAAAGACAGAGGATGAGGTTGGAACCCTCGGCAAATCTCTGAACAGAATGAGAAACAATTTAAGGGAGACGATAGGAAAGGTGAAGGAGAGTGCAGGTGAGGTTGCAATCGCTTCAGATGACATTTTTAATCTTACCAATTCTTCAAGTTCCGGTGCAGAGAAACAGACATCACAGATTACACATGTCGTTACCGCAGTGGGAGAGATGTCGTCAACAGTTTTAGAAGTTGCAAAAAATTCTGCTGACGCCTCTGGTTCAGCATCAAGGGCAAAGGAATCAGCAGTTGCAGGCAGCAAGGTTGTCCAATCGAGTTTAGAGAGTATGATTAGAATTGCAAATTCTGTGGAGATCTCTG
Proteins encoded in this region:
- a CDS encoding ABC transporter permease, yielding MSFYRIFAVVLRHLYLYKRSIARLMETFYWPLLDLLVWGFISVYLEQYKGGLPGFVTFFIGALILWDMLFRSQQGISISFLEEMWSRNLMNLFVSPLRPGEFIIATMVISILKLLSASIVTISLAWLIYSFNLFTLGISLVPFILCLTLMGWAVGILTTSLILRYGQKAEVLAWGIAFLFQPISAVFYPVSVLPKFLQTIAKFVPAAHIFEGMRAVIMHGEFPVHELIWAAGLDAVYLIGSILFFYAMFRSVKIRGLLLHIGE
- a CDS encoding ABC transporter ATP-binding protein, which encodes MESDPIVEVRNLTKVFDGFAAVDQISFCLYRGEIVGLLGPNGAGKTTTLQMLLGTLTPTAGSVKIFGLDINKNRQDILSRINFSSTYTSMPTALSIYENLRVFAALYGVRNYHEKIDEVMHLFDIYNLRNQLTETLSSGQMTRLSLAKTFLNNPAVLFLDEPTASLDPDIADRTRGILKMRRDRNGMTIFYTSHNMKEMEEMCDRIIFLNRGKIIAEGTPEEILRRYEEEHLEALFLKIAREGE
- a CDS encoding diheme cytochrome c, with product MKKIIISIAAGCFFLSGMITVSKVYAADERGERHERGERYEREGAYNVPGSPLYKQECSSCHFLYLPGLLPSRSWQEIIKNNDKHFGENLSLEDKDREEILSYLTKYSAENVNTEWSKRILKSIGSGTPARITEIPYITLRHRNIRTELFKRPSVGSFSNCGACHPGGANGDFEEDRVRIPK
- a CDS encoding DUF1924 domain-containing protein; translated protein: MKSLMDTFLTGAHKQDSGIKGFSAEDGRKLFNSKRMPSVKKEERSCTTCHTANPANQGKTQVGKVIEPMAVSVNKERFTDPKKVEKWFKRNCEWVLERECTPKEKGDFVTYMMSL
- a CDS encoding cytochrome b/b6 domain-containing protein, with the protein product MKNIRVWDLPTRLFHWLLVLAYAGVFYTSYSEWLLEYHTAAGYTALGLVIFRILWGFAGNRYARFSGFIKGWREVKTFLKETIKLNPPRHLGHNPAVGWAVMFMLLATAVITTTGIIVFSGEENRGLWAGVFIFQTAEYARSIHIYLAYGMVVMIVGHICAALFHDFILRENIILSMITGTKEDNESWSERVSHFHYGEGRSLARLLVLILVTILGGIGLVYLPPQGGTDFSKMKPPKVIDEKGFAVSVEINNTWKDECASSCHSAFYPSLLPARSWEKILSRQADHYGDNVTLDENSRKEILNFLLKSSAEHSTTESSKKMLYSIHANEVPDKVTDVPYWKYKHNGIGEDVYKRKAIMSKSNCIACHPGAEVGSFEDEDIKIPE
- a CDS encoding HAMP domain-containing protein; this translates as MKKLQDLPIGKKCGLIVLASIVAVSLALIVYNAISFNKGVNREFKERIVDLGENLSDVIAGPLSVALSFGDEFTPEIISTLNMPLDAMIARKDIVYVFLIHNGKVVTQANRFGDKDFLLPEGRETGKLFGKYSEREVSTKEGAGYEIRIPVKQAANKSNPDGGNVSSDKAGSASALGEVALGFDKSTVNKTIRRALLFSIFITIVVALILTFIVMLIISRMIVKPIQETLEMAENIAEGNLSVHELEIKTEDEVGTLGKSLNRMRNNLRETIGKVKESAGEVAIASDDIFNLTNSSSSGAEKQTSQITHVVTAVGEMSSTVLEVAKNSADASGSASRAKESAVAGSKVVQSSLESMIRIANSVEISAKTIKELGKTSTHIGEIVAVIDDIADQTNLLALNAAIEAARAGEQGMGFAVVSNEVKKLAERTTQATKEIADRISKIQKDTLDAVSAMDEWNKEVKEGVEFSSSAGESLKQIVSLVQNVTDMIAQIATATEEQSAATEEISSNIEDIARVSRDTASGATQASGSAKHLKEQANNLHSLVEQFKL